The following coding sequences are from one Mytilus trossulus isolate FHL-02 chromosome 8, PNRI_Mtr1.1.1.hap1, whole genome shotgun sequence window:
- the LOC134682123 gene encoding uncharacterized protein LOC134682123: MLCLFLSLFLPIIRCFLIDRPHNESGNLLSTSQYVTEAEFLKETTFIHQEAGQIRTFVEKSLALLTSQLQPKFNILDQLHQKFENLEHKLSKCENHSESTVSLEQKYTDLEQKYNKLKFDYNLIKLDLDNKTTELNQKITDIKQLDNIKPLSEFKILQQTVQAVSAQTHSLSINERARSQDFLALYNMTMDSKRVLYNLENRQNTTEADLSNELKKLETKTNTQLLIIEQSQNSTAADIITRMEAKEISDKLTMSMVQKQINNNAERVAISAHPLTSRTITNTIMRFNEVRYSVGITNLAAFKSTGKFVCEHVGLYLISASVMSYTSGARYRINLNGNDISETRVGQHSSNYDHTGGVTVTRKLNPNDQVWLYAIGSLYLTGGIHSTFTIIKVK; the protein is encoded by the exons ATGCTGTGTCTTTTTCTGTCCCTTTTTTTGCCAATCATAAGATGTTTTCTAATAGATAGGCCACATAACGAAAGTGGCAACCTACTATCAACAAGTCAATATGTTACTGAGGCGGAGTTCTTGAAGGAGACAACATTTATTCACCAGGAAGCGGGACAAATAAGAACATTCGTAGAAAAATCCCTTGCATTGTTGACTTCTCAACTGCAACCAAAGTTTAACATTCTGGACCAACTACAccagaaatttgaaaatttggaacataaattatcaaaatgcgAAAATCACAGTGAATCAACTGTCTCTTTAGAACAGAAATATACAGATCTCGAAcagaaatataacaaattaaagttTGACTATAATTTGATTAAACTAGATTTGGATAATAAAACAACTGAACTAAATCAAAAGATTACAGATATAAAGCAACTGGACAATATTAAACCGTTGTCCGAATTTAAGATACTACAACAAACAGTGCAGGCAGTTTCTGCGCAAACACATTCTCTGAGCATAAACGAGCGAGCCCGGAGTCAGGATTTTCTTGCGTTGTACAATATGACAATGGATTCAAAAAGAGTGTTATATAATCTTGAGAATCGTCAAAATACGACAGAAGCTGATCTTAGCAACGAATTAAAGAAATTAGAAACCAAAACTAACACACAATTATTAATAATTGAACAAAGTCAAAACTCTACAGCAGCTGATATCATTACTAGGATGGAAGCAAAGGAAATCAGTGATAAATTGACGATGTCAATGGTACAGAAGCAGATCAACAACAATGCAGAAAGAG TTGCCATAAGTGCTCATCCACTGACAAGCAGAACAATAACTAATACCATAATGAGATTCAACGAAGTGAGGTACAGTGTAGGGATCACCAACCTTGCGGCTTTCAAGTCCACGGGAAAGTTTGTATGTGAACATGTAGGACTGTACCTTATATCGGCTTCTGTGATGTCGTATACCAGTGGTGCGCGCTATAGGATTAATCTGAATGGGAATGATATTTCAGAAACACGCGTCGGCCAACATAGCAGTAATTACGACCATACTGGTGGAGTGACTGTCACCCGGAAGTTAAACCCAAATGATCAAGTTTGGTTGTATGCTATTGGGTCTTTGTATCTTACTGGTGGTATTCATTCTACATTTACAATAATCAAAGTAAAATGA